In Mercenaria mercenaria strain notata chromosome 14, MADL_Memer_1, whole genome shotgun sequence, the following are encoded in one genomic region:
- the LOC123527141 gene encoding putative mediator of RNA polymerase II transcription subunit 26, whose amino-acid sequence MKVLFLIILLVIFTTTDAYGFLTKDKGKTIGKRKQASTLKKTVVVDKTGLAKKSSIPNSTPKAIVANKPLSANEKTLPPTVKKATVDKLQLIEEQHYHGNRELLIKHLQRQIELKKKQEVQQQQGAHSKITSQTKIKQKPNKQKHQQQIQQTNDLVHKQKGQQPDIRHAIQERTSGNSPERLKQQMQPKQQNMQLLQTHQELAHQVQPQQHQLAQQQQSIQQQQMQIRHHIQPKHSQQNIQFSQQHNLPQQAQQQQSMQLLPQQSNMMLQQRHSQPQQRQQLHNQQNLHLSQQSNMISLQHGNQQQQNSQQILIPQQQNSIQQLPLQSQNNILQDINHIEQSFLPQQDLLQIQNQFKNRNKVPPQMQMQPMDMHQPLNFMQNENPAYKSIQTHAQIQVQQPIRIQRLQQQQHNKLVANPVQVGQHNTNVLQGQHVLMPINNLPMVPERYVLMGNTGTNNNNHAPAPVTPTPLSTTTTAKPTTTTTTTTPKPITTMPTTTTRAEEHTMKRETGSFKQRFFEKEMRKQDLEIVKLELEIRALKRAERIEKLPKEFELEAKRRVAKTPTPTTTTTTNPFFDMMGNKKMKFPFDF is encoded by the exons ATGAAGGTGCTGTTCTTAATTATACTTTTGGTAATTTTTACAACAACAGATGCAT ATGGATTCCTCACTAAAGACAAAGGTAAAACTATAGGAAAACGTAAGCAAGCTTCAACTTTGAAAAAGACGGTGGTCGTGGATAAAACTGGATTAGCAAAAAAATCATCAATTCCAAACAGTACACCAAAGGCTATTGTGGCAAATAAACCACTCTCTGCTAACGAAAAAACTCTTCCACCAACTGTAAAGAAAGCAACTGTTGATAAATTACAACTTATTGAGGAACAGCATTACCATGGAAATCGGGAGCTGCTGATCAAACATTTACAAAGACAGATTGAgctgaaaaagaaacaagaggttCAACAGCAACAAGGAGCTCATTCTAAGATAACTTCGCAAACTAAAATTAAACAGAAACCAAATAAACAGAAGCACCAACAACAGATACAGCAGACAAACGACCTCGTTCATAAACAAAAAGGACAACAACCAGATATTCGTCATGCTATTCAGGAAAGAACGAGTGGTAATAGCCCGGAGAGACTTAAGCAACAAATGCaaccaaaacaacaaaatatgcaGCTACTACAAACTCATCAAGAACTGGCACATCAAGTTCAACCTCAACAACATCAATTAGCACAGCAACAACAAAGTATTCAGCAGCAACAAATGCAAATTAGACATCATATTCAACCGAAACACAGCCAGCAAAATATACAATTTTCACAACAGCATAACCTGCCACAACAAGCCCAGCAACAACAAAGTATGCAACTGCTACCACAGCAATCCAATATGATGTTGCAGCAGCGGCACAGCCAACCGCAACAGCGCCAACAACTTCACAATCAACAGAACCTGCATCTGTCTCAACAATCTAACATGATCTCGCTACAACATGGAAACCAGCAGCAACAAAACAGTCAACAGATACTAATTCCACAACAACAAAATTCTATCCAGCAACTTCCACTGCAGTCTCAGAATAACATTTTACAAGACATAAACCATATCGAACAAAGCTTTCTGCCGCAGCAGGACCTATTGCAAatacaaaatcagtttaaaaatagaaacaaagtaCCACCCCAGATGCAAATGCAGCCGATGGATATGCATCAACCTCtgaatttcatgcaaaatgaaaaCCCAGCTTATAAGTCTATTCAGACGCATGCGCAGATACAAGTTCAACAACCGATTCGCATTCAAcgattacaacaacaacaacacaataaACTAGTGGCAAATCCGGTACAAGTTGGTCAACACAACACAAATGTGTTACAAGGACAACACGTTTTGATGCCAATCAACAATCTGCCAATGGTTCCTGAACGATATGTTCTTATGGGCAATACCGGTACCAACAATAACAACCATGCACCCGCACCTGTTACACCAACCCCTTTGTCAACCACGACAACAgcaaaaccaacaacaacaactactactacaACGCCAAAACCAATTACAACAATGCCTACCACTACAACCAG AGCGGAAGAACATACCATGAAGAGGGAAACTGGAAGTTTTAAACAACGTTTTTTCGAAAAGGAGATGCGGAAACAGGATCTGGAAATTGTAAAATTAGAACTAGAAATTCGTGCTCTTAAGAGGGCGGAAAGAATTGAAAAGTTACCAAAGGAGTTTGAATTAGAAGCTAAAAGGCGGGTGGCTAAGACACCTACCCCTACGACAACCACTACTACTAACCCTTTCTTCGATATGATGGGAAATAAGAAGATGAAGTTTCCCTTTGACTTTTGA